The proteins below come from a single Parazoarcus communis genomic window:
- a CDS encoding GatB/YqeY domain-containing protein, whose protein sequence is MSLLAQLKKDSLLARKAADSVRATLLSTLIGEAEMVGKNAGNRESSDDEVQQTIRKFLKNNQEALAVIKDEGRLAILRTESEILATYLPAMASEAEVKAFIAETVAGLADRSPKSMGTVMGALKAKYGTNFDAKQANAWVREALAG, encoded by the coding sequence ATGAGCCTTCTGGCACAACTGAAAAAGGATTCACTGCTGGCGCGCAAGGCCGCGGACAGCGTTCGCGCCACCCTGCTGAGCACCCTGATCGGCGAAGCCGAAATGGTGGGCAAGAACGCAGGCAACCGCGAAAGCAGCGACGACGAAGTGCAACAAACCATCCGCAAGTTTCTGAAGAACAACCAGGAAGCGCTGGCCGTCATCAAGGACGAAGGGCGCCTTGCCATTCTGCGCACCGAATCCGAGATCCTCGCGACCTACCTGCCGGCCATGGCATCAGAAGCCGAGGTAAAGGCATTCATTGCTGAAACCGTCGCAGGCCTCGCCGATCGCAGCCCGAAGTCCATGGGTACCGTGATGGGTGCGCTGAAGGCAAAGTACGGCACCAACTTTGATGCCAAACAGGCCAATGCCTGGGTGCGTGAGGCGCTGGCGGGCTGA
- a CDS encoding acylphosphatase yields MSERVLHLEILGRVQGVYYRVSMVEQATALGVKGWVRNRPDGSVQAMIAGEEAVLQTLIEWAKLGPANAVVREVVVSEGEGCFEIFEQRQTG; encoded by the coding sequence ATGTCTGAACGTGTGCTGCATCTTGAAATACTGGGTCGTGTCCAGGGCGTCTACTACCGCGTGTCGATGGTCGAACAGGCGACTGCGCTGGGTGTGAAGGGCTGGGTGCGAAATCGGCCGGATGGCTCGGTTCAGGCCATGATCGCTGGCGAAGAGGCTGTGCTGCAGACGCTGATCGAGTGGGCAAAGCTTGGCCCGGCAAACGCGGTGGTGCGCGAGGTGGTGGTCAGCGAGGGAGAAGGGTGTTTCGAGATTTTCGAGCAGCGCCAGACCGGCTGA
- a CDS encoding N-acetylglutaminylglutamine amidotransferase, which produces MCGIAGEVRFDGQTPDLGAIARMNEHQRRRGPDNGGMFAQGAQAWGHRRLKIMDLSESAQQPMVDPQLGLGIVFNGAIYNHPELRRELEAKGYQFFSHGDTEVLLKAYHAWGPDFVQRLNGMFAFAIWERDSGKVMLGRDRLGIKPLYYAEVAGGLRFASSLPALLEAGGVDTSIDPAALNFYLSFHAVVPAPYTLLTGVRKLPPGTLMSIEADGRRTERSFWSLVYPQDAADENRSFEEWTEILLDSLRGAVKRRLVADVPVGALLSGGVDSSLIVGLMSEAGVQDLRTYNVGFEDVGGEKGNEFEYADIVAREFGTIHERIFVPESELLTRLPEAVGAMNEPMVSHDCIGFYLLSEAVSRHSKVVQSGQGADEVFGGYHWYPKVANSNDPVADYLAAFRDRDFEEYSRVVSPAYQGVDCSGAFVAASFNTPGAHDPVDKALRLDTTIMLVDDPVKRVDNMTMAFGLEARVPFLDHELVELAARIPARHKLSHGGKGVLKEAARKVIPSAVIDRPKGYFPVPALKYLQGPVLERVRDSLSSRSARERGLFRKDYVDTLLADPMAHITPLRGSKLWQLGLLEWWLQTHVS; this is translated from the coding sequence ATGTGTGGAATTGCGGGTGAAGTGAGATTCGACGGGCAGACGCCCGATCTTGGCGCCATTGCGCGGATGAACGAGCATCAGCGGCGGCGCGGTCCGGACAACGGCGGCATGTTTGCGCAGGGCGCACAGGCCTGGGGCCACCGGCGGCTCAAGATCATGGATCTCTCCGAATCTGCGCAGCAACCGATGGTGGATCCACAACTCGGTCTGGGCATCGTGTTCAACGGTGCAATCTACAATCACCCCGAGCTTCGGCGGGAACTCGAGGCCAAGGGCTATCAGTTCTTTTCGCATGGCGACACCGAGGTGCTGCTGAAGGCCTACCACGCCTGGGGGCCGGACTTCGTGCAGCGCCTCAATGGCATGTTTGCCTTTGCGATCTGGGAGCGTGACAGCGGCAAGGTAATGCTCGGACGCGACCGTCTCGGCATCAAGCCCCTGTATTACGCCGAGGTGGCCGGCGGTCTGCGCTTTGCGTCCAGCCTGCCGGCTCTGCTCGAGGCGGGTGGGGTGGATACCAGCATCGATCCCGCCGCACTCAACTTCTATCTGTCCTTTCATGCGGTGGTGCCGGCGCCGTACACGTTGCTGACCGGTGTTCGCAAGCTGCCGCCCGGCACCCTGATGAGTATCGAGGCGGATGGGCGCCGCACCGAACGCAGCTTCTGGTCGCTGGTTTATCCGCAGGATGCGGCCGATGAGAACCGCAGCTTTGAAGAGTGGACCGAAATCCTGCTCGACAGCCTGCGAGGCGCGGTGAAGCGCAGGCTGGTGGCGGATGTGCCGGTGGGCGCCTTGCTCTCCGGCGGTGTTGATTCGAGCCTGATCGTCGGCTTGATGTCCGAGGCCGGGGTGCAGGATCTGCGTACCTACAACGTCGGCTTCGAGGATGTGGGCGGCGAGAAGGGTAACGAGTTCGAGTACGCAGACATCGTCGCGCGTGAGTTCGGCACGATTCATGAGCGCATCTTCGTGCCCGAATCAGAATTGCTCACCCGCCTGCCCGAAGCGGTCGGCGCGATGAACGAGCCCATGGTGAGCCACGACTGCATCGGCTTCTATCTGCTTTCCGAAGCAGTGTCGCGCCACAGCAAGGTCGTGCAGAGCGGGCAGGGCGCCGACGAGGTCTTCGGTGGCTATCACTGGTACCCGAAGGTGGCCAACAGCAATGATCCGGTGGCAGATTATCTCGCCGCCTTCCGCGACCGCGATTTTGAAGAGTACAGCCGCGTCGTGAGCCCTGCGTATCAGGGAGTGGATTGCAGCGGCGCCTTCGTTGCTGCCAGTTTCAATACGCCGGGTGCGCATGATCCGGTGGACAAGGCCTTGCGCCTGGATACGACGATCATGCTGGTGGACGACCCGGTGAAGCGGGTCGACAACATGACAATGGCTTTCGGCCTCGAGGCGCGGGTGCCTTTCCTCGATCACGAACTGGTCGAACTCGCTGCACGCATTCCCGCCCGGCACAAGCTGTCGCATGGGGGCAAGGGCGTGCTCAAGGAGGCGGCGCGCAAGGTCATTCCGTCTGCGGTCATCGACCGCCCCAAAGGCTACTTTCCGGTCCCGGCGCTCAAGTATCTTCAGGGGCCGGTGCTGGAGCGGGTGCGCGATTCGCTGAGCAGCCGCTCGGCGCGGGAACGCGGGCTGTTCCGCAAGGATTACGTCGACACCCTGTTGGCCGATCCGATGGCGCACATCACCCCGTTGCGCGGCTCCAAGCTCTGGCAGCTGGGCCTGCTCGAGTGGTGGCTGCAGACGCATGTTTCCTGA
- a CDS encoding pirin family protein encodes MSNPTRQVEQDCAAAQGCGAIELIIEPRDKDLGGFSVRRTLPTAQRKMVGPWIFFDHMGPAEFPAGQGINVRPHPHVNIATVTYLFEGEILHRDSLGSLQAIRPGDINLMVAGSGIVHSERERPELTAVAHRLHGLQLWLALPEKDEEVDAAFHHYPAAAIPSVTVDGVPLRVMMGSAFGVTSPVKVFAETLYLEAHLHPGQTLALPPAEERAVYVAQGSLKAQDTVIPEHSMAVFANVAGVVLEATRESRIAIIGGERLGKRFIDWNFVSSRKERIEQARQDWKAGRFPKVPGDEVEFIPLPE; translated from the coding sequence ATGAGCAACCCGACCAGGCAAGTGGAACAGGACTGCGCTGCAGCGCAAGGATGTGGTGCGATCGAACTCATCATCGAACCCCGTGACAAGGACCTTGGTGGATTCTCGGTGCGGCGCACGCTGCCGACTGCGCAGCGCAAGATGGTGGGCCCCTGGATCTTTTTCGATCACATGGGACCTGCGGAATTTCCTGCCGGCCAGGGCATCAATGTCAGGCCTCACCCACACGTCAACATCGCCACTGTCACCTATCTTTTCGAAGGCGAAATTCTGCACCGGGACTCGCTCGGCAGCCTGCAGGCCATACGCCCCGGCGACATCAACCTGATGGTGGCAGGCAGCGGCATCGTGCATTCGGAACGCGAGCGACCGGAACTCACCGCCGTTGCGCATCGCCTGCACGGCCTTCAACTCTGGCTTGCACTGCCGGAGAAAGATGAAGAAGTCGATGCCGCCTTCCATCACTACCCCGCGGCGGCGATCCCCTCGGTCACGGTCGACGGCGTTCCGCTGCGGGTCATGATGGGCTCGGCTTTCGGGGTCACCTCGCCGGTAAAGGTCTTTGCCGAAACCCTCTACCTGGAAGCCCATTTGCATCCGGGTCAAACCCTCGCGCTGCCGCCTGCCGAAGAGCGCGCGGTGTACGTGGCCCAGGGCAGCCTGAAGGCGCAGGACACCGTGATACCCGAGCATTCAATGGCCGTGTTCGCCAATGTGGCCGGCGTTGTGCTGGAGGCGACCCGCGAATCGCGCATCGCGATCATCGGCGGCGAGCGCCTCGGCAAGCGCTTCATTGACTGGAACTTCGTTTCCAGCCGCAAGGAGCGCATCGAGCAAGCCCGCCAGGACTGGAAGGCAGGACGCTTTCCCAAGGTACCCGGCGACGAGGTCGAATTCATCCCGCTGCCCGAATAA
- a CDS encoding YbaK/EbsC family protein, giving the protein MSETTLQPLATASSSRTRVELALRALGMPSDIIEFTVPTRTSAEAAAAIGCGVEQIAKSIVFRTKQSVRCVLVVASGADRIDEKKLKEVLGEGVKRADADFVRAHTGFVIGGVAPVGHIGDVTVLVDTALWSLDPIWAAAGTPNTVFRLSADDLHRIPGIRVVDVRQAS; this is encoded by the coding sequence ATGTCGGAAACCACACTTCAGCCACTCGCAACCGCATCTTCATCCCGCACACGCGTCGAGCTCGCCCTGCGCGCCCTCGGCATGCCATCCGACATTATCGAGTTCACCGTCCCGACCCGCACCAGCGCGGAAGCCGCTGCAGCGATCGGTTGCGGCGTGGAGCAGATCGCCAAGTCGATCGTATTCAGGACTAAACAGTCGGTCCGCTGCGTGCTGGTCGTAGCCAGCGGGGCAGACCGAATCGACGAAAAGAAGCTGAAGGAAGTACTCGGAGAAGGCGTCAAACGGGCCGATGCCGACTTTGTGCGGGCTCACACCGGGTTCGTGATTGGCGGCGTAGCGCCGGTTGGCCACATCGGCGACGTGACAGTACTGGTCGACACCGCACTGTGGTCGCTCGACCCGATCTGGGCTGCTGCCGGCACTCCGAACACGGTATTTCGCCTCTCGGCTGACGATCTGCACCGCATTCCCGGCATCCGCGTCGTCGATGTGCGTCAGGCTTCATGA
- a CDS encoding LysR family transcriptional regulator, with product MSINYHPDCLPDMAAFACVVDCGSFSAAARRMGLTPSAVSRQVARLEAVLQVRLLERTTRKLRLTDAGTAAYARCQDMVSAAREVLALSDTHTETPRGLVRISMAKAVGRLVIHPWMPEFLRRYPEVDVQMVVTDRTVDLFEEAIDLAIRVTDTPPPGLAGRPLMRIRHIVCASPQYLEEAGTPRHPHELAQHRCLYLGEDERDRHWRFQRTGESASVKVSGRYVANHSEIRLEGALQHLGIASLPEFTARTALKCGALIEVLPDWEHKTDYAGTAWLLYPSNRFLPAKLRVWIDFLVEKLATQTDAAVTLA from the coding sequence ATGAGCATTAATTATCACCCCGATTGCCTGCCCGACATGGCCGCCTTTGCCTGTGTGGTCGACTGCGGAAGCTTTTCGGCCGCGGCGCGTCGCATGGGGCTGACCCCCTCGGCCGTCAGCCGTCAGGTGGCGCGACTGGAGGCCGTGCTGCAGGTGCGACTGCTCGAGCGCACCACACGCAAACTTCGCCTCACTGACGCAGGGACCGCTGCCTATGCCCGCTGTCAGGACATGGTCTCGGCCGCTCGCGAAGTCCTGGCGCTGAGCGACACCCACACCGAAACGCCGCGCGGCCTGGTGCGCATCAGCATGGCCAAGGCAGTCGGGCGTCTGGTCATCCATCCGTGGATGCCCGAGTTCCTGCGGCGCTATCCGGAAGTAGACGTGCAGATGGTGGTGACCGACCGCACCGTGGACCTGTTTGAAGAGGCCATCGATCTGGCCATTCGCGTCACCGACACGCCGCCACCAGGACTGGCGGGCCGCCCCTTGATGCGCATCCGGCACATCGTCTGTGCCAGCCCGCAGTATCTGGAAGAGGCCGGCACCCCCAGACACCCGCATGAACTTGCGCAGCACCGCTGCCTGTATCTCGGCGAGGATGAGCGCGACCGTCACTGGCGCTTTCAGCGCACGGGAGAGAGTGCCAGCGTCAAGGTGAGCGGCCGCTATGTTGCCAATCACAGCGAGATCCGGCTTGAAGGCGCACTGCAGCACCTCGGCATTGCCAGCCTGCCCGAGTTCACCGCCCGGACGGCACTGAAGTGCGGCGCACTGATCGAAGTACTCCCGGACTGGGAACACAAGACCGATTACGCCGGCACAGCGTGGCTGCTCTATCCGTCAAACCGGTTTTTGCCGGCGAAGTTGCGCGTCTGGATCGATTTCCTTGTCGAGAAACTGGCGACCCAAACCGACGCTGCAGTCACACTTGCCTGA
- a CDS encoding DMT family transporter encodes MSIVLTPAAPQALLRVSDIAMIGVAIVWGSSYGVAKSALAFYPVLGFLAVRFILTFALLLPSLLRASARQQGDALRTGMPLGILMLAIFLCETFGVANTQASNAAFLISLCVVFTPFVEWWMARIGPPRAMFLFAGVSLAGALLLSGGLSGALGFGDGLMVAAALLRAITVCQTSRLTRGSTAPALVLTAVQSGVIGFGCLILAVAASDGLPALPRAAAFWQSTAYLVLGCTLFAFYAQNWALRHSSPSRVALLTSSEPVFGALFAVFWLGESLTVAGWLGGGLMVVAALWACARGNG; translated from the coding sequence ATGTCAATCGTTCTTACACCCGCCGCTCCCCAGGCTCTGCTCCGTGTCTCCGATATCGCGATGATTGGTGTTGCGATTGTGTGGGGGAGCAGTTACGGGGTCGCCAAGAGTGCCTTGGCCTTTTACCCCGTGCTGGGTTTTCTGGCCGTCCGTTTCATTCTGACCTTCGCCCTGCTGCTGCCGTCATTGCTGCGTGCGTCGGCCCGGCAGCAAGGGGATGCACTCCGCACCGGAATGCCGCTCGGCATTCTCATGCTGGCGATATTCCTGTGTGAAACCTTCGGGGTAGCGAACACCCAAGCCAGCAACGCCGCGTTTCTGATCAGCCTGTGCGTGGTGTTCACACCGTTTGTAGAGTGGTGGATGGCCCGAATCGGCCCGCCCCGGGCCATGTTCCTGTTTGCCGGGGTGTCTCTGGCGGGCGCGCTTTTGCTCAGTGGCGGCCTTTCGGGCGCCCTGGGGTTCGGCGATGGCCTGATGGTGGCGGCAGCCCTGTTGCGAGCAATCACCGTGTGTCAGACGAGCAGGCTGACACGTGGCAGCACCGCGCCTGCGCTGGTACTGACAGCGGTTCAATCCGGCGTCATCGGTTTCGGCTGTCTGATACTGGCCGTGGCGGCCTCCGATGGTCTGCCGGCCTTGCCTAGGGCTGCGGCGTTCTGGCAATCGACCGCCTATCTGGTACTTGGATGCACCCTGTTTGCGTTCTATGCACAGAACTGGGCACTCAGGCACAGTTCTCCGAGTCGGGTGGCCTTGCTAACGAGCAGCGAACCGGTGTTTGGTGCGCTTTTTGCGGTGTTCTGGCTTGGCGAAAGCCTCACCGTTGCCGGCTGGCTGGGCGGTGGCTTGATGGTTGTCGCTGCACTATGGGCTTGTGCGAGAGGGAATGGCTGA
- a CDS encoding peptidylprolyl isomerase: MAKATARHILVASEAKCNELKAAIEAGADFAQVAKENSTCPSGRQGGDLGSFGPGQMVKEFDTVVFSAPINVVQGPVKTQFGYHLLEVTSRS; this comes from the coding sequence ATGGCAAAAGCCACTGCACGTCACATCCTGGTCGCCAGCGAAGCCAAGTGCAACGAACTCAAAGCCGCCATCGAAGCCGGCGCCGACTTCGCGCAAGTCGCGAAAGAGAACTCGACCTGCCCGTCAGGCCGTCAAGGCGGCGACCTCGGCTCCTTCGGCCCGGGTCAGATGGTCAAGGAATTCGACACCGTCGTGTTCAGCGCACCGATCAATGTCGTGCAAGGCCCGGTGAAGACCCAGTTCGGCTATCACCTGCTCGAAGTCACCAGCCGCAGCTAA
- a CDS encoding methyltransferase family protein, which yields MSALQLKLPPPVAAAFVALVMWLVASLPSAAQSTPLQLLLGGPIALVGGLISATGILSFWLARTTINPMHPERSSSLVTSGVFRLSRNPMYLGLVITLAGWAIHLPLSPALLGPPAFALYIHHFQILPEERILASMFGAEYESYKAKARRWL from the coding sequence ATGTCAGCCCTGCAACTGAAACTACCGCCTCCCGTCGCCGCCGCGTTTGTCGCGCTGGTGATGTGGCTTGTTGCCTCCCTGCCTTCCGCCGCTCAGTCCACGCCCCTGCAACTGTTGCTTGGCGGGCCGATTGCGCTGGTTGGCGGACTCATCAGCGCGACCGGAATACTCTCTTTCTGGCTTGCACGTACAACCATCAACCCGATGCATCCGGAAAGGTCGTCGTCACTCGTCACCTCCGGCGTTTTTCGTCTGAGTCGCAATCCAATGTATCTGGGACTGGTGATCACGCTGGCAGGCTGGGCGATTCATCTGCCATTGTCGCCAGCGCTCCTCGGCCCGCCGGCCTTCGCGCTCTACATCCACCATTTTCAGATCCTGCCCGAGGAGCGAATCCTCGCCTCGATGTTTGGCGCTGAATACGAAAGCTACAAGGCAAAGGCCCGCCGCTGGCTTTAA
- a CDS encoding threonine aldolase family protein, whose amino-acid sequence MQHFASDNYAGICPEAMEAFVSANAAHAPAYGDDEWTRRVSERLRDLFETDCDVYFVFNGTAANSLALAALCQSYHSVICHELAHVATDECGGPEFFSNGSKLLTAPGAGGKLTPDAVREVIARRSDIHYPKPRVVTLTQATEVGTVYRPDEIAAIAALAHASDLRVHMDGARFANAVASLGVSPADVTWRAGVDVLCFGGTKMGLPMGEAVVFFDRRLSEDFAWRCKQAGQLASKMRFLAAPWLGILEDDVWLKHARHANAMAQRLAAGLATIPEAELLFPVEANGVFVHLPPRVIDGLRARGLRFYTFIGAGGARFMCGWDTLAESVDALLEDIRVLAADG is encoded by the coding sequence ATGCAGCATTTCGCCAGCGACAACTACGCCGGTATCTGCCCGGAGGCGATGGAGGCGTTCGTGTCGGCCAACGCGGCGCACGCGCCTGCCTATGGCGACGATGAGTGGACGCGACGGGTGTCCGAGCGCCTGCGAGACCTTTTTGAAACTGACTGCGATGTGTACTTCGTCTTCAACGGCACCGCGGCAAATTCGCTGGCCCTGGCGGCCTTGTGCCAGAGCTACCATAGCGTGATCTGCCACGAACTGGCGCACGTCGCGACCGACGAATGTGGCGGTCCGGAGTTTTTTTCCAACGGGTCCAAGCTGCTCACCGCCCCGGGTGCAGGCGGTAAGCTGACACCGGACGCGGTGAGGGAGGTGATCGCGCGACGCAGCGATATCCACTACCCGAAGCCACGCGTGGTGACGCTGACGCAGGCCACCGAGGTTGGCACGGTCTATCGTCCCGACGAGATTGCCGCCATCGCCGCGCTCGCGCATGCAAGCGATCTGCGCGTGCACATGGACGGCGCCCGCTTTGCCAACGCAGTGGCGTCGCTTGGGGTGTCGCCAGCCGATGTGACCTGGCGTGCCGGCGTCGATGTGCTGTGTTTTGGCGGTACCAAGATGGGCTTGCCGATGGGTGAGGCGGTGGTTTTCTTCGACCGCCGTCTGTCCGAGGATTTCGCCTGGCGATGCAAGCAGGCGGGTCAGCTTGCGTCGAAGATGCGTTTCCTTGCCGCGCCGTGGCTCGGCATTCTCGAGGACGATGTGTGGCTGAAGCATGCACGCCATGCCAACGCCATGGCGCAGCGTCTGGCGGCCGGACTGGCCACGATTCCGGAGGCAGAGTTGCTGTTTCCGGTCGAGGCCAATGGCGTCTTCGTCCACTTGCCGCCGCGGGTCATCGATGGCCTGCGGGCGCGTGGCTTGCGCTTCTACACCTTCATCGGCGCTGGGGGCGCGCGCTTCATGTGTGGCTGGGACACGCTGGCAGAGAGTGTCGATGCCTTGCTCGAAGACATTCGGGTACTGGCGGCTGACGGTTGA
- a CDS encoding effector protein Tle3 domain-containing protein — MNQPSPVQPQRVLARGECTTSPDCSDYPCLQRLPLPGVVILVHGVNSDGEWYDAAEQGLCVGLNKRLARRPAQLAYPGIDAGELTPVGYTDELDPEGFVDPNRTDKTFTKGVPHNSPVIRFRWGYKADMKAVKEWGANVWLNEHDYWGGGPFANGCSTLADLWSEGLDDHLFLWITAQHVNPVPGRDVYSCPPRAYYVHAALRLARLIASIRSKQPDCPITLVCHSQGNMIGLGAAFLGEASGAVADTYVLANPPYNLEPENGFDSWSQRGASDGDGRRGRQTWRARRDALKAFFDILRSRAAAQQPCENIDRLMANPAPQDNSAGFTVERDRACYGIDQRTVGRVTLYCNPHDQVISADTIRGIGWLGLSDEQIEDANAAGVFSQRVFAQGYPVGSPGRYHFWKNHWRAGEATGYWYPPSPRIRYRLVSGLESNSSMLGKALTLLTSVVLWPLTELIGLRVNAEPPEDWEIPVNAPALEPFLPTRFSRVEKTDGFDEGLDPAGAARNARKSGAELDPRDPYDTHGIQRSADGRTDDAPRGDARSEAQMRYEDRARLRMKARRAGMVDNRGLAVDELPDAQEDETYRAWRSRQIGEFLKDALDQNATDHSTIMTNPVHAERVLAYDVAIGTCTLTESDWHELRVEADWRYLQSLSELGHPHGHLSEYFLDGTMKKRPLHDWVKEVGSEAVKPTKIVDERVGGALLNVGSRV, encoded by the coding sequence ATGAACCAGCCATCGCCCGTCCAGCCGCAACGGGTACTGGCCCGCGGCGAATGCACCACATCGCCCGATTGTTCGGACTACCCTTGTCTTCAGCGGTTGCCGCTGCCAGGCGTGGTGATCCTGGTGCATGGCGTTAACTCCGACGGCGAGTGGTATGACGCGGCCGAGCAGGGGCTATGCGTGGGGCTCAATAAACGTTTGGCGCGCCGGCCAGCGCAACTTGCCTATCCGGGTATCGATGCCGGTGAGCTAACACCTGTTGGGTACACCGACGAGCTGGATCCCGAGGGCTTTGTCGATCCAAACCGAACAGACAAGACCTTCACTAAGGGAGTCCCCCATAACTCACCGGTGATCCGCTTCCGGTGGGGGTACAAGGCAGACATGAAGGCTGTCAAGGAATGGGGGGCCAATGTGTGGCTAAACGAGCACGATTACTGGGGCGGAGGGCCGTTTGCCAATGGCTGCTCTACCTTGGCGGACCTCTGGTCCGAAGGTCTCGACGATCACCTCTTTCTTTGGATCACCGCGCAGCATGTAAATCCGGTGCCAGGGCGTGATGTGTACAGTTGCCCGCCACGAGCTTATTACGTGCATGCCGCGCTGCGTCTTGCGAGGTTGATCGCCTCCATCCGTAGCAAACAACCCGATTGTCCGATTACGCTTGTATGCCACAGTCAAGGCAACATGATTGGTCTCGGTGCGGCCTTTCTCGGCGAGGCGAGTGGCGCGGTTGCCGATACCTATGTGCTGGCCAATCCACCCTATAACCTTGAACCTGAGAACGGCTTCGACTCCTGGAGCCAGCGTGGCGCGAGTGACGGGGATGGGCGGCGAGGCCGCCAAACCTGGCGGGCACGCCGCGACGCACTCAAGGCCTTTTTCGACATTCTCCGCAGCCGGGCAGCAGCGCAACAGCCCTGCGAAAACATCGACCGGCTGATGGCTAATCCCGCACCGCAAGACAATAGTGCCGGATTTACCGTTGAGCGTGATCGCGCCTGCTACGGCATTGATCAGCGTACCGTCGGACGGGTCACCTTGTACTGCAATCCGCACGATCAGGTTATTTCAGCCGATACCATCCGTGGTATCGGCTGGCTCGGTCTGAGTGACGAACAGATCGAGGATGCCAACGCTGCAGGCGTGTTCTCTCAACGTGTCTTCGCCCAAGGCTATCCGGTCGGTTCGCCGGGGCGCTACCACTTCTGGAAGAACCATTGGCGGGCGGGCGAGGCGACAGGGTATTGGTACCCGCCGTCGCCACGCATTCGGTATCGACTCGTTAGCGGATTGGAGTCGAACTCCTCGATGCTTGGCAAGGCATTGACACTGCTGACCTCGGTCGTGCTTTGGCCGCTGACGGAATTGATCGGTTTGCGGGTGAATGCCGAGCCGCCAGAGGACTGGGAAATTCCTGTCAATGCGCCAGCCCTTGAGCCTTTTCTACCCACGCGCTTCAGTCGCGTTGAGAAAACTGACGGATTTGACGAAGGCCTTGATCCCGCTGGAGCTGCACGTAATGCCCGTAAGAGTGGTGCCGAGCTTGATCCGCGCGATCCGTACGACACGCACGGCATTCAACGCAGCGCGGATGGCCGCACTGACGATGCTCCTCGCGGCGATGCCCGGAGCGAAGCGCAGATGCGCTATGAAGACCGTGCCCGTTTGCGGATGAAGGCGCGCCGAGCCGGCATGGTCGATAACAGGGGGCTGGCCGTCGACGAACTCCCCGACGCGCAGGAGGATGAGACATATCGTGCCTGGCGATCGAGGCAGATCGGCGAGTTTCTCAAGGATGCGCTCGACCAGAACGCGACCGATCACTCCACGATCATGACCAATCCAGTTCATGCGGAACGGGTGCTTGCCTACGATGTTGCAATCGGCACATGCACACTGACTGAGTCGGATTGGCATGAACTGCGTGTGGAGGCGGATTGGCGCTACCTCCAGAGTCTCTCTGAACTGGGGCACCCGCACGGACACCTCTCTGAATACTTCCTGGACGGCACGATGAAGAAGCGTCCCCTGCATGATTGGGTCAAGGAGGTTGGTTCTGAAGCAGTAAAGCCTACGAAGATCGTTGATGAGCGTGTCGGCGGAGCCTTGCTGAACGTGGGAAGCCGCGTGTGA